The following coding sequences lie in one Chelonia mydas isolate rCheMyd1 chromosome 6, rCheMyd1.pri.v2, whole genome shotgun sequence genomic window:
- the BORCS6 gene encoding BLOC-1-related complex subunit 6 produces MERGAGLPQHIMAQVRVQAPGAAASREDPCREGSRRQQAAAAGDRLAGGRLLDSRSLDGISQAYGASRAQEGRRATISSALELEGTVSHDGDLTHFVANNLQLKIKLSSRGSLEEPEPPGQPFPGLGRSKAADIPPIDPAVLTELERLTQEVAHKVDQMMRSLNGSIQNMTALSVGYIQTYRDAVDSLGESVDMSIKGMYTLMARCEELDRSMQPVHALAKQIREIKRTLEIFESLCK; encoded by the coding sequence ATGGAGAGGGGCGCAGGCCTGCCGCAGCACATCATGGCCCAGGTGCGCGTCCAAGCCCCGGGGGCCGCGGCCAGCCGGGAGGATCCGTGCCGGGAAGGCTCGCGGAGGCAGCAGGCGGCTGCCGCCGGGGACAGGCTGGCCGGAGGGCGGCTGCTGGACAGCCGCAGCTTGGATGGGATCAGCCAGGCGTACGGGGCCAGCCGGGCGCAGGAAGGGCGCCGCGCCACCATCTCCAGCGCCCTGGAGCTGGAAGGGACGGTCAGCCACGACGGGGACCTCACCCACTTCGTGGCCAACAACCTGCAGCTGAAAATCAAGCTGAGCTCCCGGGGCAGCCTGGAGGAGCCGGAGCCCCCGGGCCagcccttcccagggctggggcggagcaaaGCGGCCGACATCCCCCCCATTGACCCCGCGGTGCTGACGGAGCTGGAGCGCCTGACCCAAGAGGTGGCCCACAAAGTGGACCAGATGATGAGGAGCTTGAACGGCAGCATCCAGAACATGACGGCCCTGAGCGTGGGCTACATCCAGACCTACCGGGACGCCGTGGACAGCTTGGGCGAGTCCGTAGACATGAGTATCAAAGGGATGTACACCCTGATGGCCCGCTGCGAGGAGCTGGACCGCTCCATGCAGCCGGTCCACGCCCTGGCCAAACAGATCCGGGAGATCAAAAGGACCCTGGAGATATTCGAGTCACTGTGCAAGTAG